The following are encoded together in the Mesoterricola sediminis genome:
- a CDS encoding alpha-amylase family glycosyl hydrolase, with the protein MKANNEVDRGTGEPAWWRGAGIYQIYPRSFQDTNEDGVGDLPGITAHLPYIADLGAEAIWVSPFFTSPMRDFGYDVSDYRNVDPIFGTLKDFDELVATAHRLGLKVLIDQVLSHTSDQHPWFKESRKARTGPRSDWYVWADPRPDGTPPSNWMSVFGGSAWAWEPRRRQYYLHNFLETQPDLNFHTPAVQDQLLEESRFWLERGVDGFRVDACNFHFHDPLFRNNPPARGKHLELSSVRPGNPYGMQTHRYDKTRPENIAFLKRFRGLLDAYGAVSVGEVGDEDALPIMAAYTAGGDKLHMAYGMYLLTDEFSAARVRKAVLDFERALKAGGGWGCWSLSNHDVERVASRWGGGTDDPAFPKVLLAMLGTLRGSFCLYQGEELGLTEAVVPRNRLVDPYGITFWPDFKGRDGCRTPIPWTPEVPYGGFSGVEPWLPMAQEHLPKAVSVQDPDPASVLNFCRTFLAWRRRQPALRAGSIAFPKAPEPVLAIRRETPGQRLLAVFNLGPEPAEYQLPARVLPLQGHGFAAAVPDGRILRLPPWGGFFGQEPASNPQ; encoded by the coding sequence ATGAAAGCGAACAACGAGGTCGATCGGGGAACGGGCGAGCCCGCGTGGTGGCGCGGGGCCGGCATCTACCAGATCTACCCCCGGAGCTTCCAGGACACGAACGAGGACGGCGTCGGCGATCTGCCCGGCATCACCGCCCACCTGCCCTACATCGCCGATCTCGGCGCGGAAGCGATCTGGGTCTCCCCCTTCTTCACTTCGCCGATGCGCGATTTCGGCTATGACGTCTCCGACTACCGGAACGTCGATCCCATCTTCGGGACCCTGAAGGACTTCGACGAGCTGGTGGCGACCGCGCACCGGCTGGGCCTGAAGGTGCTCATCGACCAGGTCCTGAGCCACACCTCGGACCAGCATCCCTGGTTCAAGGAGAGCCGGAAGGCCCGCACGGGCCCCCGGAGCGACTGGTACGTCTGGGCCGACCCCCGTCCCGACGGCACGCCCCCCAGCAACTGGATGTCCGTCTTCGGCGGCTCCGCCTGGGCCTGGGAGCCCCGCCGCCGGCAGTACTACCTCCACAACTTCCTCGAGACCCAGCCGGACCTCAACTTCCACACGCCCGCCGTGCAGGACCAGCTCCTCGAGGAGAGCCGGTTCTGGCTCGAGCGCGGGGTGGACGGGTTCCGGGTCGACGCGTGCAACTTCCACTTCCACGACCCGCTGTTCCGGAACAATCCGCCCGCCCGGGGCAAGCACCTGGAGCTCAGCTCCGTCCGCCCCGGCAATCCCTACGGGATGCAGACCCACCGCTACGACAAGACCCGGCCGGAGAACATCGCCTTCCTGAAGCGCTTCCGGGGTCTCCTGGACGCCTACGGCGCGGTCAGCGTGGGCGAGGTGGGCGACGAGGACGCCCTGCCCATCATGGCGGCCTACACCGCGGGCGGCGACAAGCTCCACATGGCCTACGGCATGTACCTGCTGACGGACGAATTCAGCGCCGCCCGGGTCCGCAAGGCCGTCCTGGACTTCGAGCGCGCCCTGAAGGCGGGCGGCGGCTGGGGCTGCTGGAGCCTCTCCAACCACGACGTGGAGCGGGTCGCCTCCCGCTGGGGCGGCGGCACCGACGATCCCGCCTTCCCCAAGGTCCTCCTGGCCATGCTGGGCACCCTGCGCGGCTCCTTCTGCCTCTACCAGGGCGAGGAGCTGGGCCTCACCGAGGCCGTGGTCCCCAGGAACCGGCTCGTGGATCCCTACGGCATCACCTTCTGGCCCGACTTCAAGGGCCGGGACGGCTGCCGGACCCCCATCCCCTGGACCCCCGAGGTGCCCTACGGCGGCTTCTCGGGCGTGGAGCCCTGGCTGCCCATGGCCCAGGAGCACCTGCCCAAGGCCGTGTCCGTCCAGGACCCCGACCCCGCCTCCGTTCTCAATTTCTGCCGGACCTTCCTGGCCTGGCGGAGACGCCAGCCCGCCCTCCGCGCCGGCAGCATCGCCTTCCCCAAGGCCCCCGAACCGGTCCTGGCCATCCGGCGTGAAACGCCCGGCCAGCGCCTCCTCGCCGTCTTCAACCTCGGCCCCGAACCGGCCGAATACCAGCTTCCCGCAAGGGTCCTCCCCCTCCAGGGGCACGGATTCGCGGCCGCCGTCCCCGATGGCCGCATCCTGCGCCTGCCCCCGTGGGGCGGATTCTTCGGGCAGGAACCTGCCAGCAACCCGCAGTAA
- a CDS encoding LacI family DNA-binding transcriptional regulator, translating to MKITIGEIARQANVSKGTVSRVINGKSTVAEHTRKNVLAVMKRLGYAPDPVARELSMRTKHTLGIWVGAGENRLSPYFSRIWRALLREMQLRATQFVELPEDITGVRTRFDAVLIFHSDEVDARLALLQERGIPPVLIGHHPGISCVAPDDVGGGRLAGLSLLSLGHRNLLHLTVAAEATWAKDRANGFKAAFAGAAGAGLTYAEARGEASVLGGYRLMRDAWKAGHRPTGVFCATDEMAVGALGALADLGVAVPAQVSVVGFDGLVELHPGLASVAQDIPAIAHQAVSLALAAIGKDAVRKTIVPVSLIQGTTLGPAPK from the coding sequence ATGAAGATCACCATCGGCGAGATCGCACGCCAGGCCAATGTCTCCAAGGGGACCGTCAGCCGAGTCATCAACGGGAAATCCACGGTGGCGGAGCACACCCGGAAGAACGTCCTGGCCGTGATGAAGCGCCTGGGCTACGCCCCCGACCCGGTGGCCCGCGAACTCTCCATGCGCACCAAGCACACCCTCGGCATCTGGGTGGGGGCGGGGGAGAACCGCCTCTCGCCCTACTTCAGCCGGATCTGGCGGGCCCTCCTGCGGGAGATGCAGCTGCGAGCCACCCAGTTCGTGGAACTGCCCGAGGACATCACCGGGGTGCGCACCCGCTTCGACGCGGTGCTCATCTTCCACAGCGACGAGGTGGACGCGCGGCTGGCGCTCCTCCAGGAGCGGGGCATTCCGCCCGTCCTCATCGGCCACCACCCGGGCATCAGCTGCGTGGCCCCCGACGACGTGGGCGGGGGGCGGCTGGCGGGGCTGAGCCTCCTCTCCCTGGGCCACCGCAACCTCCTCCACCTCACCGTCGCCGCGGAAGCGACCTGGGCCAAGGACCGGGCCAACGGGTTCAAGGCCGCCTTCGCGGGCGCCGCCGGGGCGGGCCTGACCTACGCCGAGGCCCGGGGAGAAGCCTCCGTGCTGGGCGGCTACCGCCTCATGCGGGACGCCTGGAAGGCGGGGCACCGCCCCACCGGGGTCTTCTGCGCCACGGACGAGATGGCCGTGGGCGCCCTGGGGGCCCTGGCGGACCTGGGGGTCGCGGTGCCCGCCCAGGTCTCCGTGGTCGGGTTCGACGGCCTCGTGGAACTCCATCCCGGCCTCGCCTCGGTGGCCCAGGACATCCCGGCGATCGCCCATCAGGCCGTCTCCCTGGCCTTGGCCGCCATCGGCAAGGACGCCGTGCGCAAGACCATCGTGCCCGTGAGCCTGATCCAGGGGACGACCCTGGGCCCGGCCCCCAAATGA
- a CDS encoding glucokinase, which produces MPTSDNEQFILAADVGGTNLSLALMGGGPSGVRLLRKGLYRTAEEPSLTEPARRFLGQCAAEGLPAPAALCVSGAGPVRDGVIPLTNVAWDIDGAALEAGLGVPVRLINDFSAVAYGVLLLDPADPDQLLPIPHGDGSRPAPDPAGPILVVGAGTGLGVGFVTRGAGGVRVHASEGGHIGLPVTGEETLRLWRHLRDRFPGPPGAEAAVSGTGIATLLGFLAGEASEVPPEAARILALAPEARPAAIAAAVEDPLCRRSMELFVELYARVCAELAAVILPTGGVFLAGGVAGKNAAWFLEEDRFMRAFEQNYRSHLDDLTRSVPVHIVRDYAVSLYGAANAVLIRP; this is translated from the coding sequence ATGCCCACGTCCGATAACGAACAATTCATCCTTGCCGCCGATGTGGGCGGCACCAACCTCAGCCTGGCCCTGATGGGGGGTGGCCCATCGGGGGTGCGCCTGCTGCGCAAGGGCCTGTACCGCACCGCGGAGGAGCCCTCCCTCACGGAGCCGGCCCGGCGCTTCCTGGGCCAGTGCGCGGCCGAGGGCCTCCCGGCGCCGGCGGCCCTGTGCGTGTCCGGGGCCGGGCCCGTGCGGGACGGGGTGATCCCCCTGACGAACGTGGCCTGGGACATCGACGGGGCGGCCCTGGAGGCCGGCCTGGGCGTCCCGGTGCGCCTCATCAACGACTTCTCCGCGGTGGCCTACGGCGTGCTCCTGCTGGACCCGGCCGACCCGGACCAGCTCCTGCCCATCCCCCACGGGGACGGTTCCCGGCCGGCCCCGGACCCCGCGGGGCCCATCCTGGTGGTCGGGGCGGGCACGGGCCTGGGCGTGGGGTTCGTCACCCGGGGCGCCGGCGGCGTCCGGGTCCACGCCAGCGAGGGCGGGCACATCGGACTCCCCGTCACCGGCGAGGAGACCCTCCGGCTCTGGCGCCACCTCCGGGACCGGTTCCCCGGTCCGCCGGGGGCGGAAGCGGCGGTCTCGGGCACGGGCATCGCCACCCTCCTGGGCTTCCTGGCCGGCGAGGCGTCCGAGGTGCCGCCGGAGGCCGCGCGCATTCTGGCCCTGGCGCCGGAGGCCCGGCCCGCCGCCATCGCCGCGGCGGTCGAGGACCCGCTTTGCCGGCGGTCCATGGAGCTGTTCGTGGAGCTCTATGCGCGGGTGTGCGCCGAGCTGGCCGCCGTCATCCTCCCCACCGGCGGCGTGTTCCTGGCCGGCGGCGTCGCGGGCAAGAACGCCGCCTGGTTCCTGGAGGAGGACCGGTTCATGCGCGCCTTCGAGCAGAACTACCGGTCCCACCTGGACGACCTGACCCGCTCGGTGCCCGTCCACATCGTCCGGGACTACGCCGTCAGCCTCTATGGGGCGGCCAACGCGGTGCTCATCCGTCCATGA
- the hisH gene encoding imidazole glycerol phosphate synthase subunit HisH, with translation MIGIVDYGCGNLRSLENALEALALPHRRVSTPGGVLEAGRLILPGVGHFGHAGRELRARGLEAPLRERAAMGRPLLGICLGMQLLFEGSDEAPDVPGLALVAGRCGAFDAPGLKVPHMGWSAVDFGDRALAAYFVHSYRIPAFPAERPAQALGMAAYGEPFLAAFRSGPLGGFQFHPEKSGKAGLALLGEALTW, from the coding sequence GTGATCGGCATCGTGGATTACGGCTGCGGCAACCTGCGCAGCCTCGAGAACGCCCTGGAAGCCCTGGCCCTCCCCCATCGGCGGGTCTCCACCCCCGGCGGGGTCCTGGAGGCGGGCCGCCTCATCCTCCCCGGCGTGGGCCACTTCGGCCACGCCGGCCGGGAGCTGCGGGCCCGCGGGCTGGAGGCGCCGCTGCGGGAGCGCGCGGCCATGGGGAGGCCCCTGCTGGGCATCTGCCTGGGCATGCAGCTCCTGTTCGAGGGTTCGGACGAGGCCCCCGACGTGCCCGGCCTGGCCCTGGTGGCGGGCCGGTGCGGGGCCTTCGACGCGCCGGGCCTCAAGGTGCCGCACATGGGCTGGAGCGCGGTGGACTTCGGCGACCGCGCCCTGGCGGCCTACTTCGTCCACTCCTACCGCATCCCGGCCTTCCCGGCGGAGCGCCCCGCCCAGGCCTTGGGCATGGCGGCCTACGGGGAGCCGTTCCTGGCCGCCTTCCGGAGCGGCCCCCTCGGCGGCTTCCAGTTCCACCCGGAGAAGAGCGGGAAGGCCGGCCTGGCCCTCCTGGGGGAGGCCCTGACATGGTGA
- a CDS encoding tetratricopeptide repeat protein, protein METGPYAHPAQAALALRRALAGDPRNLTFRLGLMELYRRLGRLEEARRLGEEEPAPGVTGSLAVVLAELGDAGAALARCAGHPDEAALLFEAGYRALAAAQYEAADQLLARGLALDPAHWLARIQRVNAQVRLQRLDVALDLAARTFADPEVPLAGKALAGFLTGVCHLLEGRLAEGLPWMEWRHQMEGGPNLDPLPLEPWRGEAPAGLSLLLRAEQGFGDAFMMARYVPLLARQGARVFLQPQPGTRGLLETVEGLEALVDGEAVLPAGTRVVPVMSLPWLCGTTLDTVPGGVPYLRVPADVPSRAAIDACLDAAPPGRRIGLVWAGNPAHHQDAERSMPPEMLEVLAEVPGVTWVDFQVARGPRPALPLVDLAAHLSDFSDSAYALSRLDGLISIDSSPVHLAGALGLRAWVALAHCPDWRWMLARRDSPWYPTLELWRQPAPGDWAAVVHGMRDRLLAGAF, encoded by the coding sequence TTGGAGACCGGACCCTACGCCCATCCCGCCCAGGCGGCCCTGGCCCTGCGCCGGGCCCTGGCCGGGGATCCGCGCAACCTGACGTTCCGCCTCGGCCTCATGGAACTCTACCGGCGCCTGGGCCGCCTGGAGGAGGCGCGGCGCCTGGGCGAGGAGGAACCGGCCCCCGGGGTGACGGGGAGCCTGGCCGTGGTCCTGGCGGAGCTGGGCGACGCCGGGGCCGCCCTGGCCCGGTGCGCGGGCCACCCCGACGAGGCGGCCCTGCTGTTCGAGGCGGGCTACCGGGCCTTGGCGGCCGCCCAGTACGAGGCGGCGGACCAGCTTCTGGCCCGGGGGCTGGCCCTGGATCCGGCCCACTGGCTGGCCCGCATCCAGCGGGTGAACGCCCAGGTGCGCCTGCAGCGCCTGGACGTGGCCCTGGATCTGGCGGCCAGGACCTTCGCGGACCCGGAAGTGCCCCTGGCGGGGAAGGCCCTGGCGGGCTTCCTCACCGGGGTCTGCCACCTCCTGGAAGGCCGGCTCGCCGAAGGCCTGCCCTGGATGGAGTGGCGCCATCAGATGGAGGGGGGGCCCAACCTGGATCCCCTGCCGCTGGAACCCTGGCGGGGGGAGGCTCCCGCGGGCCTGTCCCTCCTGCTCCGGGCGGAGCAGGGCTTCGGGGACGCGTTCATGATGGCCCGGTACGTGCCGCTGCTGGCCCGCCAAGGGGCCCGCGTCTTCCTCCAGCCCCAGCCGGGCACCCGGGGCCTGCTCGAAACGGTCGAGGGCCTGGAGGCGCTGGTGGACGGGGAGGCGGTCCTTCCCGCCGGGACGCGGGTCGTCCCCGTCATGAGCCTGCCCTGGCTGTGCGGCACGACCCTGGACACCGTGCCGGGGGGCGTCCCCTACCTGCGGGTGCCCGCGGACGTGCCCTCCCGGGCCGCCATCGACGCCTGCCTGGACGCGGCCCCTCCGGGACGGCGCATCGGCCTCGTCTGGGCGGGCAACCCGGCCCACCACCAGGACGCCGAGCGCAGCATGCCGCCCGAGATGCTCGAGGTGCTGGCGGAGGTGCCGGGCGTGACCTGGGTGGACTTCCAGGTGGCGCGGGGCCCGCGGCCCGCCCTGCCGCTGGTGGACCTGGCCGCGCACCTCTCCGATTTCTCCGATTCCGCCTACGCCCTTTCCCGCCTGGACGGCCTCATCTCCATCGATTCCAGCCCGGTCCATTTGGCGGGCGCCCTCGGCCTGCGGGCCTGGGTCGCCCTGGCCCACTGCCCGGATTGGCGCTGGATGCTGGCGCGGCGCGACTCCCCCTGGTACCCGACCCTGGAACTCTGGCGCCAGCCCGCCCCGGGCGACTGGGCCGCCGTGGTCCACGGCATGCGGGACCGGCTCCTGGCCGGGGCCTTCTGA
- a CDS encoding OmpP1/FadL family transporter: MTSPLRSLSVLALGLALAPAASASGFLLREQSAAGLGNAFAGASAGSQDLSSMFWNPAVLPVFGGREVSLGGSWIGIHMDLTGASASRSPVFQPADRPIAGGGPDLPNAVSQPILPALYLSWPVTDRVYLGFSVNVPFGLVTEYPADFIGRYHALKTDLKTYDFAPSVAYKADGGWTFGAAFVARKAEATLSSAVDFGAIGNALGLPGFVPGARDAVSTLKGDCWAYGWKAGFTWQATPDLRIGAGYQAKATLKVKGNVTYSAVPAPLDTTFVNAPGAADVHLPATASAGFTWDLSPAFSLQGEGAWTGWSDFRELRVRFGSAQPDSVTNESWKDTFFVSLGGIWKAAPGWAVKAGLAYDRSPVDDRHRTPRIPDANRTWASAGVSWQASPAITWDLGLTRIFGQRSRLALTSGVDPAGPDFYRGNLSGAYDVGATIVALSGRFRF; this comes from the coding sequence ATGACGTCCCCCCTCCGCAGCCTCTCCGTCCTGGCCCTCGGCCTGGCCCTCGCCCCCGCCGCCTCCGCTTCGGGCTTCCTCCTCCGGGAGCAGAGCGCCGCCGGCCTCGGCAATGCCTTCGCCGGCGCCAGCGCGGGCAGCCAGGACCTCAGCTCCATGTTCTGGAACCCCGCCGTCCTCCCCGTGTTCGGGGGCCGCGAGGTCTCCCTGGGCGGTTCCTGGATCGGCATCCACATGGACCTGACCGGGGCTTCGGCCAGCCGGAGCCCGGTCTTCCAGCCCGCGGACCGCCCCATCGCCGGGGGCGGCCCCGACCTCCCCAACGCCGTGAGCCAGCCCATCCTTCCGGCCCTCTATCTGAGCTGGCCCGTGACCGACCGGGTCTACCTCGGCTTCTCCGTGAACGTGCCCTTCGGCCTGGTCACCGAGTACCCCGCCGATTTCATCGGCCGGTACCACGCCCTCAAGACCGACCTGAAGACCTACGACTTCGCCCCCAGCGTCGCCTACAAGGCGGACGGCGGCTGGACCTTCGGCGCCGCCTTCGTGGCCCGCAAGGCCGAGGCCACCCTCTCCAGCGCCGTGGACTTCGGCGCCATCGGCAACGCGCTGGGCCTCCCGGGCTTCGTGCCCGGCGCCCGCGACGCGGTGAGCACCCTGAAGGGGGACTGCTGGGCCTACGGCTGGAAGGCGGGCTTCACCTGGCAGGCCACGCCGGACCTGCGGATCGGCGCAGGCTACCAGGCCAAGGCCACCTTGAAGGTGAAGGGGAACGTGACCTACAGCGCCGTCCCGGCCCCCCTGGACACCACGTTCGTGAACGCCCCGGGCGCCGCCGACGTGCACCTCCCGGCCACCGCCAGCGCCGGCTTCACCTGGGACCTGTCGCCCGCCTTCAGCCTCCAGGGCGAGGGGGCCTGGACCGGCTGGTCCGATTTCCGGGAACTGCGGGTGCGCTTCGGCAGCGCCCAGCCGGATTCCGTGACGAACGAGTCCTGGAAGGACACCTTCTTCGTGTCCCTGGGCGGCATCTGGAAGGCGGCCCCCGGGTGGGCCGTGAAGGCCGGCCTGGCCTACGACCGTTCCCCCGTGGACGACCGCCACCGGACGCCCCGCATCCCGGACGCCAACCGCACCTGGGCCTCCGCGGGCGTCTCCTGGCAGGCCAGCCCCGCCATCACCTGGGACCTGGGCCTCACCCGGATCTTCGGCCAGCGCTCCCGCCTGGCCCTGACCTCGGGCGTGGATCCCGCGGGGCCCGACTTCTACCGGGGCAACCTGAGCGGCGCCTATGACGTGGGCGCCACCATCGTTGCCTTGTCCGGCCGCTTCCGCTTCTGA
- a CDS encoding pyridoxal phosphate-dependent aminotransferase has protein sequence MSAAYATREGRGAFVRMDFNEGPPPPAPLLAADLAGALAMYPEYGPLKEAAARAWGVDPARIVPVNGADEGIFLALRLLGGGGLALPVPAFSMYRVYADQLGIPVAEAPMGPDFEVDVDALLAAPGSVVALTTPNNPTGRALPAGAVERVLAQGRTVLLDETYGAFCGQDFAPLLERWPNLVLLRTLSKAYGVPGLRCGFILASPARAGELDALRSPFNVNAAAVVLGARLLAEDRTFPDRVAGAVAARARVQDGLRAAGYATFPSDAHFFLARLEPGAAGRLAAAGILIKDYPALGEGMVRISVPGPAEAEAFEAAFLKGRP, from the coding sequence GTGAGCGCCGCCTACGCGACCCGGGAAGGGCGGGGGGCCTTCGTGCGCATGGACTTCAACGAGGGGCCGCCCCCGCCGGCCCCGCTCCTGGCCGCGGACCTGGCCGGCGCCCTCGCGATGTACCCCGAGTACGGGCCCCTGAAAGAGGCGGCCGCCCGGGCCTGGGGCGTGGACCCCGCCCGCATCGTCCCGGTGAACGGGGCCGACGAGGGGATCTTCCTCGCCCTCCGCCTCCTGGGCGGGGGCGGGCTGGCCCTCCCCGTCCCGGCCTTCTCCATGTACCGCGTCTACGCGGACCAGCTGGGGATCCCCGTCGCCGAGGCGCCCATGGGGCCGGACTTCGAGGTGGACGTGGACGCGCTGCTGGCCGCGCCCGGCTCCGTCGTCGCCCTCACCACGCCCAACAACCCCACGGGCCGGGCCCTGCCCGCCGGGGCCGTCGAACGGGTCCTGGCCCAGGGGCGGACCGTGCTCCTGGACGAGACCTACGGCGCCTTCTGCGGCCAGGACTTCGCGCCGCTGCTCGAGCGCTGGCCCAACCTGGTCCTCCTGCGCACCCTCAGCAAGGCCTACGGCGTGCCGGGGCTGCGCTGCGGGTTCATCCTGGCTTCCCCGGCGCGCGCCGGCGAGCTGGACGCCCTGCGCTCCCCCTTCAACGTGAACGCCGCGGCGGTGGTGCTGGGGGCGCGGCTCCTCGCGGAGGACCGCACCTTCCCGGACCGCGTGGCGGGGGCCGTGGCGGCCCGGGCCCGGGTCCAGGACGGCCTCCGCGCCGCCGGCTACGCCACCTTCCCCTCCGACGCCCACTTCTTCCTGGCCCGCCTGGAGCCCGGCGCCGCCGGGCGCCTCGCCGCGGCCGGGATCCTCATCAAGGACTACCCCGCCCTGGGCGAGGGCATGGTCCGCATCAGCGTCCCCGGTCCCGCCGAGGCCGAGGCCTTCGAAGCCGCCTTCCTGAAAGGACGCCCATGA
- the hisB gene encoding imidazoleglycerol-phosphate dehydratase (catalyzes the dehydration of D-erythro-1-(imidazol-4-yl)glycerol 3-phosphate to 3-(imidazol-4-yl)-2-oxopropyl phosphate in histidine biosynthesis) has product MTAFERITRETRISVELGRPGPVETSVPMLTHFLDQLNLYGGLDLSLSAEDLMPLGDGHHLAEDVAIALGRALDRDLGDRSGRARYGQRLLPMDEALATVAVDIGGRPYPVVDIPFPAAALGGLATENIVHFFRTLALEARFTLHVKVTGENAHHMAEAAFKGVGLALREALGSASGLMSTKGVLR; this is encoded by the coding sequence ATGACCGCCTTCGAGCGCATCACCCGCGAGACCCGGATCTCCGTCGAGCTGGGCCGGCCCGGTCCGGTCGAGACCTCCGTCCCCATGCTCACCCACTTCCTGGACCAGCTGAACCTCTACGGCGGGCTCGACCTCAGCCTCTCGGCCGAGGACCTCATGCCCCTGGGCGACGGCCACCACCTGGCCGAGGACGTGGCCATCGCCCTGGGCCGGGCCCTGGACAGGGACCTGGGCGACCGCTCCGGCCGCGCCCGGTACGGCCAGCGCCTGCTGCCCATGGACGAGGCCCTGGCCACGGTCGCGGTGGACATCGGGGGCCGGCCCTACCCCGTGGTGGACATCCCGTTCCCCGCCGCGGCCCTGGGCGGCCTCGCCACCGAGAACATCGTCCACTTCTTCCGCACCCTGGCGCTGGAGGCCCGGTTCACCCTGCACGTGAAGGTGACCGGCGAGAACGCACACCACATGGCGGAGGCCGCCTTCAAGGGGGTCGGCCTGGCCCTCCGGGAGGCGCTGGGCTCCGCGTCGGGGCTCATGAGCACCAAGGGGGTGCTGCGGTGA
- the hisG gene encoding ATP phosphoribosyltransferase, whose translation MEPINLALPKGRMAEGVLRLMEEAGFKVQPDGRNYRPLCADPRFRLKLLKPQDIVRMVELGRHDLAFAGHDWVEELGAQVDELLDTGLDRVRIVAAAPREAVAGLRSRRIVVASEYERITRTWLDREGFDYLFVRSHGATEVFPPEDADMIVDNTATGRTLEENGLQIVGELLTSSTRVIASPSLGRRDEVDEFVLLLRSVLDARKRVMLEMNVSQACLDAVLGILPCMRMPTVMPLAGDGGYAVKSAVLRKEVARLIPVLKAAGATDILEFPFSKVVS comes from the coding sequence ATGGAACCCATCAACCTCGCGCTTCCCAAGGGCCGCATGGCCGAGGGGGTCCTGCGCCTCATGGAGGAGGCCGGCTTCAAGGTCCAGCCCGACGGCAGGAACTACCGGCCCCTCTGCGCCGATCCCCGCTTCCGCCTGAAGCTCCTCAAGCCCCAGGACATCGTCCGGATGGTGGAGCTGGGCCGCCACGACCTGGCCTTCGCCGGCCACGACTGGGTGGAGGAACTGGGGGCCCAGGTGGACGAGCTCCTGGACACGGGGCTGGACCGCGTGCGCATCGTCGCGGCGGCCCCCCGGGAGGCGGTGGCGGGGCTCAGGTCGCGCCGCATCGTCGTGGCCAGCGAGTACGAGCGCATCACCCGGACCTGGCTCGACCGGGAGGGCTTCGACTACCTCTTCGTGCGCAGCCACGGGGCCACCGAGGTCTTCCCCCCCGAGGACGCCGACATGATCGTGGACAACACCGCCACCGGGCGCACCCTGGAGGAGAACGGGCTCCAGATCGTGGGAGAGCTCCTCACCTCCTCCACCCGCGTCATCGCCAGCCCCTCCCTGGGGCGGCGGGACGAAGTGGACGAGTTCGTCCTCCTCCTCCGCTCCGTCCTCGACGCCCGCAAGCGGGTGATGCTCGAGATGAACGTCTCCCAGGCCTGCCTCGACGCGGTCCTGGGGATCCTGCCCTGCATGCGCATGCCCACCGTCATGCCCCTGGCCGGGGACGGGGGCTACGCGGTGAAGTCCGCCGTCCTCCGGAAGGAGGTGGCCCGCCTCATCCCGGTGCTGAAGGCCGCGGGGGCCACCGACATCCTGGAGTTCCCCTTCAGCAAGGTGGTCTCGTGA
- a CDS encoding SHOCT domain-containing protein, whose translation MNKLLLGAGLAVVTSLVAAPARRSTWDLRQFNWVKLMERERGAEPNAHPARIQPEALRAVLESVMLADGAEPLFSRDDLDRFQGPLAEALALATADEDVVVFCTSRRDAGILAPELTVTARLFVKGDRLNLLVGETRLEFAGPARAHVTPPLPGYGSRAGAGQAVLKAERAQSLRPDWLVFPLPEPRKVAEPPRPVQTGVRSVPLQIQGAKAPAEERLRTLKRLREDGLITDEEYREKRKEILKEL comes from the coding sequence ATGAATAAATTGTTGCTAGGCGCCGGTCTGGCCGTGGTGACCAGCTTGGTGGCCGCTCCCGCGCGGCGGTCCACCTGGGACCTGCGCCAGTTCAACTGGGTCAAGCTGATGGAGCGGGAAAGGGGGGCCGAACCCAACGCGCACCCGGCCCGCATCCAGCCGGAGGCCCTGCGGGCCGTGCTGGAATCCGTGATGCTGGCCGATGGGGCGGAACCCCTCTTCTCCCGCGACGACCTGGACCGCTTCCAGGGCCCCCTGGCCGAAGCCCTCGCCCTGGCCACCGCCGACGAGGATGTGGTGGTCTTCTGCACCAGCCGCCGGGACGCCGGCATTCTGGCGCCGGAGTTGACGGTGACGGCCCGGCTCTTCGTCAAGGGCGACCGGCTGAACCTCCTCGTGGGCGAGACGCGCCTGGAATTCGCGGGCCCCGCCCGGGCCCACGTGACGCCGCCCTTGCCAGGCTACGGCTCCCGGGCTGGGGCCGGCCAGGCGGTCTTGAAGGCGGAGCGGGCCCAGTCTCTGCGGCCCGATTGGCTGGTCTTCCCCCTTCCCGAGCCGCGCAAAGTCGCGGAGCCCCCCCGCCCGGTCCAGACCGGGGTGCGGTCCGTGCCCCTGCAGATCCAGGGGGCGAAGGCCCCGGCCGAGGAACGGCTCCGGACCCTCAAGCGCCTGCGGGAGGACGGCCTGATCACGGACGAGGAGTACCGCGAGAAGCGGAAGGAGATCCTCAAGGAGCTGTGA